A single window of Candidatus Obscuribacter sp. DNA harbors:
- a CDS encoding LysM peptidoglycan-binding domain-containing protein — translation MSDSDTVHTVTVKSGDCLWHIARTNLLDIGTGAPTDADIARETDRLAKLNKLDEGSRNRDLIYPGEIIKLT, via the coding sequence ATGTCAGACAGCGACACAGTACATACTGTCACAGTCAAAAGTGGTGACTGTTTGTGGCATATCGCCCGCACCAATTTGCTAGATATTGGTACAGGGGCTCCCACTGACGCTGATATAGCCAGAGAAACAGACCGACTGGCAAAGCTTAATAAGCTAGACGAAGGCAGTCGCAATCGAGATTTGATTTATCCTGGCGAGATCATCAAGCTCACTTAG